The Impatiens glandulifera chromosome 3, dImpGla2.1, whole genome shotgun sequence genome contains a region encoding:
- the LOC124930462 gene encoding flavonoid 3'-monooxygenase-like, whose product MIWCIWFLVKKFYKNTQNLPHLPPGPKGLPFVGNLPFLHLQLQKYFTTLAQTYGPIISLHLGYKLVVIISSPSLASEILKDQDIMFANRDVSIAGKVGFYDGSDILWSPYGPEWRMLRRVCVQELLSGPMLDSTYVLRQNEVRRMVNNLYVRGMSLVNVGEEVFITMISLITNMLCGGGGGNEEENKSLVNGLGLVVKEMIVLLGKPNISDFFPSLTYFDLQGIEKEMKRLVQKFDNIFELMVNERTRKDHEKNNKLRKKDFLQSLLNIRDIGDAKTPLTITQAKALLMDMIVGGTGTTSYTMEFALAEMMNNPQVMERAQQELEVVVGANNMVVESHIHQLPYLKAIMKETLRLHPIAPLLAPRCPSESCIVGGYSIPKGTRVCVNVWANHRDPFIWEDPLKFDPKSFMGSKWDFNGNDFKYFPFGSGRRICVGIELAERMFVLMLASLVHGFEWKVSNDEKLNLEEKFGIGLRKKKPLMAIPTPRIFNQTLYE is encoded by the exons ATGATATGGTGCATCTGGTTTCTAGTTAAGAAGTTCTACAAAAATACCCAAAACTTGCCTCACCTGCCTCCAGGACCCAAAGGCCTGCCTTTTGTTGGGAACCTCCCTTtccttcatcttcaacttcaaaagtACTTCACCACACTTGCACAAACCTATGGACCAATCATCTCCCTTCACCTAGGCTACAAGCTCGTCGTTATCATCTCATCTCCCTCGTTAGCAAGTGAGATTCTCAAGGATCAAGACATTATGTTTGCCAATCGTGATGTCTCGATTGCGGGTAAAGTAGGGTTTTATGACGGTTCCGACATCTTGTGGAGCCCGTATGGTCCCGAATGGCGAATGCTACGGAGAGTTTGTGTACAAGAACTACTCAGCGGACCCATGTTGGATTCTACCTATGTTCTCAGACAGAACGAGGTCCGAAGGATGGTAAATAACCTCTATGTTCGGGGGATGTCACTAGTGAATGTTGGAGAAGAGGTATTCATAACAATGATTAGTTTAATCACCAACATGTTGTGTGGAGGAGGAGGTGGAAATGAGGAGGAGAACAAGAGTCTAGTGAATGGGTTAGGATTAGTTGTGAAAGAGATGATTGTGTTGCTTGGAAAGCCGAATATTTCTGACTTCTTTCCAAGTTTAACGTATTTTGATTTGCAAGGTATTGAGAAAGAGATGAAGAGGTTGGTTCAGAAGTTTGATAACATTTTTGAATTGATGGTAAACGAACGGACACGTAAGGATCATGAAAAGAATAATAAACTTCGAAAGAAAGATTTTTTGCAATCTTTGTTGAATATAAGAGATATTGGAGATGCTAAAACACCTCTAACTATAACCCAAGCCAAAGCTCTATTAATg GATATGATCGTTGGAGGGACTGGTACAACATCATACACAATGGAATTTGCATTGGCCGAGATGATGAACAATCCCCAAGTAATGGAAAGAGCACAACAAGAATTAGAAGTAGTGGTAGGTGCAAACAATATGGTTGTTGAATCACACATTCATCAATTACCTTATTTGAAGGCAATCATGAAAGAGACCTTACGCTTACACCCGATTGCGCCCCTCTTAGCACCACGCTGTCCTAGCGAGTCATGTATTGTTGGTGGTTATTCAATCCCCAAGGGTACTCGTGTTTGCGTTAACGTTTGGGCCAATCACCGGGACCCTTTTATTTGGGAAGACCCACTAAAATTTGATCCCAAGAGCTTTATGGGATCAAAATGGGACTTTAATGGAAATGACTTTAAATACTTTCCATTTGGCTCTGGAAGGAGGATCTGTGTGGGCATCGAATTAGCAGAAAGAATGTTCGTGTTAATGCTAGCCTCCCTAGTTCACGGGTTCGAGTGGAAGGTTTCCAACGATGAAAAGCTAAATTTAGAAGAGAAGTTTGGGATTGGACTGAGGAAAAAGAAACCTCTTATGGCAATACCAACACCAAGGATTTTCAATCAAACTTTGTATGAGTAA